The proteins below are encoded in one region of Corvus hawaiiensis isolate bCorHaw1 chromosome 3, bCorHaw1.pri.cur, whole genome shotgun sequence:
- the RWDD1 gene encoding RWD domain-containing protein 1, translating into MTDYSEEQRNELEALESIYPDSFTVLSEKPTTFTITVTSEAGENDETVQTTLKFTYREKYPDETPLYEIVSQENLDDNDVMNIIKLLEQQAEENLGMVMIFTLVSAVQEKLNEIVDQIKTRREEEKKQKEREAEEEEKQRFHGTPVTIENFLNWKAKFDAELLEIKRKKMKEEEQAGKNKLSGKQLFEMDHNLDTSDIQFLEEAGNNVEVDESLFQEMDDLELEDEEDDPDYNPVNLDSD; encoded by the exons ATGACCGACTACAGCGAGGAGCAGCGCAACGAGCTGGAGGCGCTGGAGTCCATCTACCCGGACTCGTTCACGG TATTGTCGGAAAAGCCAACAACTTTCACAATCACTGTGACATCTGAAGCTGGAGAAAATGATGAAA CTGTCCAAACAACCCTTAAATTTACCTATAGAGAAAAATACCCTGATGAAACTCCACTGTATGAAATTGTCTCACAGGAGAATCTTGACGATAATGATGTCATGAACATAATAAAACTGCTAGAGCAGCAG GCAGAAGAAAATTTAGGAATGGTAATGATCTTCACTCTAGTCTCAGCAGTACaggagaaattaaatgaaatagtGGATCAAATAAAAACAcgaagagaagaggagaagaaacagaaagaaagagaggcagaagaagaagagaaa caACGTTTTCATGGCACTCCTGTTACCATTGAGAATTTCCTTAATTGGAAAGCCAAGTTTGATGCAGAGCTCCTAGAAATAAAACggaaaaagatgaaagaagaaGAACAGGCAGGCAAAAATAAGCTAAGTG gtAAACAGCTGTTTGAAATGGATCACAACCTTGACACCTCTGACATCCAGTTCTTGGAGGAag CTGGAAACAATGTGGAGGTTGATGAATCTTTATTCCAAGAAATGGATGATTTAGAATTGGAGGATGAAGAGGATGACCCTGACTACAACCCTGTTAATTTAGATAGTGATTAG
- the CALHM4 gene encoding calcium homeostasis modulator protein 4 has protein sequence MTFLPKWLTFLKGKEVVIANAIIAILTIGGQQLFSFFTFSCPCHVGQNLIYGLAFLGVPALILLIVGYALNNQTWRLVMGKRSHFEKVTSSNRLLKCKLVCFVLCSITGRALVAPVTWLAVTLINGSYYICAVSEYVPVYYYGAAPNVTASERRRILAMFPCSQLVPPELTRVRDEVILLLRYQSQVAGWLLIAVVVITVFLSYCLASCFSPLSFLHFRYWSSYVHNEQELFDEATEQHSRLYAMQHVKKFFGFVPGSENVKEIRIPSLREWQAISGLAFLKRVDEEHYDYSLLHDWALKERANGKYLRIDEGAGIITQL, from the exons ATGACTTTCCTTCCAAAGTGGTTAACTTTTCTAAAGGGCAAGGAGGTTGTTATCGCCAATGCAATAATTGCAATCTTGACAATTGGTGGGCAGCaactcttctctttcttcacaTTCAGCTGTCCCTGTCATGTTGGACAGAACCTTATCTATGGGCTAGCTTTCCTAGGAGTGCCTGCACTGATCCTTCTGATTGTTGGCTATGCCCTGAACAACCAGACTTGGAGGCTGGTTATGGGCAAAAGGTCTCATTTTGAGAAAGTGACTTCATCAAACCGGTTGCTGAAATGCAAACTGGTGTGCTTTGTCTTGTGCAGCatcactgggagggcactggttGCTCCAGTCACATGGCTTGCTGTCACCCTGATAAATGGCTCATATTATATCTGTGCTGTGAGTGAGTATGTCCCTGTGTATTACTATGGAGCTGCTCCCAATGTTACTGCTAGTGAACGCAGAAGGATACTGGCTATGTTTCCCTGCAGTCAGCTGGTTCCTCCAGAGCTGACCCGGGTGAGAGATGAAGTGATTCTCCTCCTCCGATACCAGTCACAA gTGGCTGGCTGGCTTTTGATTGCTGTGGTAGTCATCACCGTGTTCCTTTCCTACTGCCTGGCAAGCTGTTTCTCCCCACTCAGCTTTCTACATTTCAGATACTGGAGCAGCTATGTCCACAATGAGCAGGAGCTCTTTGATGAGGCGACAGAGCAGCACTCCAGGCTCTATGCCATGCAGCATGTGAAGAAGTTCTTTGGCTTTGTCCCAGGAAGTGAGAATGTAAAGGAAATTCGTATCCCATCTCTCAGGGAGTGGCAAGCCATTTCTGGACTGGCCTTTCTAAAACGAGTGGATGAGGAACACTATGATTACAGCCTCCTCCATGACTGGGCACTCAAGGAGCGTGCAAATGGAAAATATCTAAGGATTGATGAAGGTGCTGGGATCATAACACAGCTCTGA